One Trichoderma atroviride chromosome 7, complete sequence DNA segment encodes these proteins:
- a CDS encoding uncharacterized protein (BUSCO:EOG092D1THK~antiSMASH:Cluster_7.2) codes for MLDAFEVLTTSGVVVWSRTYAPVSPSIVNNFIADTFIEEKKGGIAPTESQSAATNPAYKSDQHTLKWTFVKELGLIFVVVYRSLLHLSWVDKLVDNIKTIFVQLYGDQLTKPHTTLVECHSFDEYFDQQLRELDRSSNIGTISPIEEEEAPSHGQQSAPGLTYRGRTINGGGAGTHDTVSTDSTPIPTPDASRPSTPGNLVVAKAGPVAKMSRRARKAQNSGSAPVSSGDESLTSSRQKKGAKATKKGRKWNAEGFADEEDDSLQLDYSQPNLASESEAEAVGRSSALDAVESSTWGSRSKGKFILKDLGDEVHDILASAEAEKAEKAARAESKTGLLGSGVSTISGLFRNIVGGKTLTKADLENAMKGMEDHLLRKNVAREAAVRLCESVEKELVGVKTGNFESINAKIHSAMESSLTKMLTPTSSLDLLREIDSITSPPVTSLRKARPYVISIVGVNGVGKSTNLSKICFFLLQNKYKVLIAAGDTFRSGAVEQLAVHVRNLKELTAREGGQVELYQKGYGKDAATVAKDAVSHAAQEGYDVVLIDTAGRRHNDQRLMSSLEKFAKFAQPDKILMVGEALVGTDSVAQARNFNAAFGSDRALDGFIISKCDTVGDMVGTLVSLVHATNVPVVFVGVGQHYSDLRNFSVKWAVGKLLSSN; via the exons ATGTTGGACGCCTTCGAGGTTCTCACCACGTCTGGCGTGGTTGTCTGGTCTAGGACGTATGCGCCAGTCAGCCCCTCCATCGTCAACAACTTCATTGCCGACACATTCatagaggagaagaagggcggcATTGCGCCCACCGAGTCGCAGTCAGCCGCGACCAATCCGGCCTACAAGAGCGACCAGCATACTCTGAAATGGACCTTTGTTAAGGAATTGGGCTTAATCTTTGTG GTTGTATACCGCTCTCTGCTGCACCTCTCATGGGTTGATAAGCTGGTGGATAATATCAAAACCATCTTTGTCCAGCTCTACGGCGACCAGCTCACCAAACCCCATACGACCCTCGTCGAGTGCCACTCGTTTGATGAATATTTCGACCAGCAGCTTCGAGAGCTAGACAGATCGAGTAATATCGGAACTATAAGCCCTatagaagaggaggaagcgcCCTCTCACGGCCAGCAATCGGCACCCGGCCTGACTTACAGAGGTCGCACAATCAACGGTGGCGGAGCCGGCACCCACGACACCGTTTCAACCGACTCTACGCCTATCCCAACACCCGATGCGTCGCGCCCCTCGACCCCTGGCAACCTGGTTGTTGCCAAGGCCGGCCCTGTGGCCAAGATGTCCAGGAGAGCTCGCAAAGCTCAAAATAGTGGATCGGCGCCGGTATCCTCTGGAGATGAGTCTTTGACTTCGTCCCGACAGAAGAAGGGCGCCAAGGCGACAAAGAAGGGGCGCAAATGGAATGCAGAGGGATTtgcagacgaagaagacgatagTCTACAGCTGGATTACTCCCAGCCCAATCTGGCAAGCGAGTCGGAAGCTGAGGCAGTTGGGCGGTCCAGCGCACTGGATGCCGTCGAGTCGTCGACCTGGGGATCCAGGAGTAAAGGAAAATTCATCCTCAAGGACTTGGGGGATGAAGTACACGATATTCTGGCGTCGgcagaagctgaaaaggccgagaaggCTGCTCGCGCAGAGTCCAAGACGGGCCTTTTGGGGTCTGGAGTCAGCACCATCAGCGGTCTCTTCCGAAACATTGTAGGTGGCAAGACTTTAACCAAGGCGGATCTTGAAAACGCAATGAAGGGCATGGAGGACCATTTGCTGCGCAAGAATGTTGCCCGCGAAGCGGCCGTTCGCCTTTGCGAAAGCGTCGAAAAGGAGCTGGTTGGTGTCAAGACCGGAAACTTTGAAAGTATCAACGCCAAGATCCATTCGGCAATGGAATCCTCTCTTACCAAGATGCTCACCCCGACCTCATCACTCGATCTCCTCCGTGAGATTGACTCCATCACTTCTCCGCCCGTCACGTCGCTGCGAAAGGCTCGGCCCTATGTCATTTCCATCGTCGGCGTCAACGGTGTCGGCAAGTCTACGAATCTATCCAagatctgcttcttcctgctgCAAAATAAGTACAAAgtcctcatcgccgctgGTGATACTTTCCGTTCCGGAGCTGTTGAGCAGCTCGCCGTCCATGTGCGAAACCTCAAGGAGCTCACGGCTCGAGAAGGTGGACAGGTGGAGTTGTACCAGAAGGGATatggcaaagatgctgctactgttgctaAAGATGCCGTTAGCCATGCGGCTCAGGAGGGTTATGATGTCGTCCTCATCGATACCGCTGGACGGAGGCATAACGACCAAAGACTCATGTCATCGCTGGAAAAGTTTGCCAAATTTGCCCAACCCGACAAGATTCTCATGGTTGGCGAG GCTCTTGTTGGAACAGACTCCGTCGCTCAGGCTCGCAACTTCAACGCGGCCTTTGGCTCGGACCGCGCCCTGGATGgtttcatcatctccaagtgCGATACTGTTGGCGACATGGTAGGAACCCTAGTCAGTCTGGTTCACGCGACCAACGTGCCCGTGGTGTTTGTGGGAGTTGGCCAGCACTACTCTGACTTGAGGAACTTTTCTGTCAAGTGGGCTGTAGGAAAGCTGCTGAGCAGCAACTAA
- a CDS encoding uncharacterized protein (TransMembrane:6 (o87-107i139-161o167-192i204-222o234-252i285-302o)~antiSMASH:Cluster_7.2~BUSCO:EOG092D4145) encodes MSRPSLSSDHRLRRRAPRSRIRWATGGNPYQQQQGGNMGNAFGAYGQFMNDPTAQVAAQFGQTAFKHGQEYVEQNIGRYVNVSALKYYFNVSNFYVINKLFIVLFPWRHKPWSRKQVTGANGQDLRYLPPRDDINSPDMYIPVMALVTYILLSTLVAGIRGKFNPELFGYTATTALGVVIFEIIALKVGCYLLSISSQSQLLDLIAYSGYKFVGIIATIAIAEVVNGGKGTGGWVGWLVFIYTFLANSLFLMRSLKYVLLPETSSNSGGPMQTDTRAKRNQRTQFLFFYSYLVQLFFMWLLTRS; translated from the exons ATGTCTCGACCGTCCCTCAGCTCCGATcaccgcctccgccgccgggCTCCGCGCAGTCGCATCAGATGGGCTACGGGGGGGAATCcataccagcagcagcagggggGCAACATGGGCAATGCCTTTGGCGCATACGGGCAATTCATGAACGATCCTACGGCCCAGGTCGCGGCGCAGTTTGGACAGACTGCCTTCAAGCATGGCCAGGAATACGTGGAGCAGAAT ATTGGTCGCTACGTCAATGTGTCCGCGCTCAAGTACTACTTCAACGTCTCCAATTTCTacgtcatcaacaagctcttTATTGTCCTCTTCCCCTGGAGGCATAAGCCTTGGTCCCGAAAGCAGGTTACCGGCGCGAACGGCCAAGACCTGCGCTACCTGCCCCCGCGAGATGACATCAACAGTCCCGACATGTACATTCCAG TGATGGCACTGGTCACATACATCCTCCTGTCTACTCTGGTTGCCGGCATACGGGGCAAGTTTAACCCTGAGCTTTTCGGATACACAGCAACAACCGCGCTCGGTGTGGTCATTTTCGAGATCATCGCGTTGAAGGTGGGGTGCTACCTCCtgagcatctccagccaGTCCCAGCTACTTGACCTGATCGCCTACTCTGGATATAAATTTGTTGGTATTATTGCTACCATCGCCATTGCGGAGGTTGTCAACGGTGGCAAGGGCACTGGCGGCTGGGTCGGGTGGCTGGTCTTTATTTACACCTTCTTGGCCAACTCTCTATTCCTG ATGCGGTCACTGAAATACGTGCTTTTGCCTGAAACATCTTCCAACTCCGGAGGCCCTATGCAGACTGACACAAGGGCGAAGCGGAACCAGCGGACAcagtttcttttcttctactCTTATCTCGTCCAGCTCTTCTTTATGTGGCTTCTGACCAGGTCTTGA
- a CDS encoding uncharacterized protein (EggNog:ENOG41~antiSMASH:Cluster_7.2~TransMembrane:2 (n6-17c24/25o174-196i203-221o)), which translates to MAPSPIVQATLQSSLLAAVSNILAQAITAYKNNEAVTIDWVPVFQFVLFAVVSTPPNFLWQDFLESTFPAHPSPPPSKSSKSSPDSKEKKDKDTSPPKLSLTNTIIKFALDQTVGAALNTLLFSTFTRSLRHAMLHAPRITNLPAAAKYWSSPNAVDFRVVDFAVVWQEAQAEFWSLMFAAAKLWPAVSLVNFTLVKSVQGRNLVGALAGVVWGVYVSLAMGG; encoded by the exons ATGGCACCATCGCCCATTGTGCAGGCAACTCTGCAGTCTTCTCTCCTGGCAGCCGTGTCCAACATTTTGGCGCAGGCCATTACAGCGTACAAGAACAAT GAAGCCGTGACGATAGACTGGGTGCCCGTCTTTCAGTTTGTCTTGTTTGCGGTGGTGAGCACGCCGCCAAACTTTCTCTG GCAAGACTTTCTCGAATCAACATTCCCCGCACATCCCAGCCCCCCACCATCCAAATCCTCAAAATCATCTCCAGACTCCAAGgagaaaaaggacaaggataCAAGCCCCCCCAAACTCTCTCTCACAAACACAATCATCAAATTCGCCCTCGACCAAACCGTCGGCGCCGCCCTCAACacgctcctcttcagcaCCTTTACGCGCTCCCTCCGCCACGCCATGCTCCACGCCCCGCGCATCACAAACCTCCCCGCCGCCGCAAAGTACTGGTCCAGCCCCAACGCCGTCGACTTCAGGGTTGTTGATTTTGCCGTCGTCTGGCAAGAGGCGCAGGCCGAGTTCTGGTCGCTCATgtttgccgccgccaagctctGGCCGGCCGTGTCGCTCGTCAACTTTACGCTTGTCAAGTCCGTTCAGGGGAGGAATCTGGTGGGTGCGCTGGCGGGAGTTGTGTGGGGGGTGTATGTCTCTTTGGCGATGGGAGGTTGA
- a CDS encoding uncharacterized protein (antiSMASH:Cluster_7.2) — MSDIKAKASHDIENQHLRPPVADDAYDESRVPREDSTFKGLGPARLVNPRQQGLSRLFHVLHDSKQQIGYRMSRLLFPFYRRLSF, encoded by the exons ATGTCAGACATTAAGGCGAAG GCCAGCCACGATATCGAGAACCAGCATCTGCGACCCCCCGTGGCCGACGACGCGTATGACGAGTCCAGAGTCCCGCGAGAGGACTCTACATTCAAAGGCCTCGGCCCGGCTCGGCTTGTCAATCCTCGTCAACAAGGTCTATCTCGTCTCTTCCACGTGCTCCATGATTCGAAACAGCAAATAGGATACAGGATGAGTAGATTGCTATTTCCATTCTATCGGCGTCTATCGTTCTAA